The genomic window ACCTAAACGTCTCATAATACCTAAAATTTAAACCTAAACTAAGACCTTAACTAATAAATGCGGCGTTTCCGCATCTTCTATCTTTCTCTTTTTGTTACTGCAAATATAACAGTATGTTTTATAACATTGTTCTTCAATACGGTTAATTTTTGCAAACAATTGACGTTATTGATATATATCAAGGCATATAGCAATCATTTTGTAACACATATTACGATAAACACTATCTATTTCATCATAGACACCGTTTATAAACAAACAAAAGCCTAGATATATTCTTATACAAGCCTAGCTGTATTCTTATACGATACCGTATCTATTCTATAATCTCCGTCGTGGATTATACAAACCACAGCGTGGTCTATAAAAACCACGACATGATCTATACAGACCACGACGTGGTTTATAGAATAGATACAGTCACAAGATACTTTTTATGCAATAGCTTGATACTTTACATCTATCCTTTACTTATTTATCGGCTAGATAAACATCGGGGAAGGAAAGCCCGCTCGTCATCCGGTTATTATTGTTCGTTACGTTGATCAAAGCCACGTATTTCCGATATTGATCGGTGCTTAACGCCTTTTTCATCAACTTTAAGTTGCCAAATACGGCTTGCCGCATCCGTTTATCCCGCATTTTATGGCTTCCCCTCAAGCCCTCGCTTTGCTTTTTCCTAAAATAATCGTTGATCATCCCTACCTCATTAATCTGGCTAGGACGTAATTCCAGATAGCTTACCAATTGGCCCACATTGACTACAAACGGTTCTTTATGTAAGCTCGATTCCTGCGCAAAACTCATTGTCACACTTACCAACAAGGCTGACATAGCCATTACTAAACGTTTCATACTACCTATTCCTTTCATTTGTTAAACCTTAAAAACCTATTTCTCTGTGATCTTTGATACAAATATAGGGTGAGGTTTCCCGCTAGAAAAGGAAGAATCGACGAAGTACGCCGTAGGTTTAGACGAAACCGGGAATCAAGCGGATCAAGAAATCAGCTTATTCCTCTCGTACGAGGCTTTTACCAAGCGGATATAGACGAATAAGGAAAGAAGGCAACAAACCGCCCCGACTCCGTAGGCGGTAGCCAGATTGGTATGGGTAGCGATAAAGCCGGCGGACAGCATCCCGATCCCCATCCCGAAATCGAAAGAGGTCAAGTAGGTAGAAGTGGCCGTACCGCGCATATGGTGCGGAGCGACATTCACGAAAAGACATTGAAAAGCCGGTACACTCACGCCAAAACCGATACCGATCGCCAAGGCGCAAGCGAAAAAGACAAATGATGTATGTACGGTAGCGAACACGGAAAACGAGATCGCTAAAGAGACCAAGGATACGATGGACACGACATGGATCTTGCCATGGTCCACCAACCGTCCGGAAATCAAACGGGCCGTCCCTACACCGATCGCCATACATATAAAGAAATAGCCTGGGTTCGGCACCTCGATCTCTTTACCATATAATACCACGAACGAGAGCAACATCCCATAAGGTATAGCGACCAGCAAATAGGCCAAGGCCGCAGGAAGCGCTTTTACCAAGATAAAACGATCCAACGAGAAGGCCGGACGAGGCACTTTCTCCCGTTTCGGATAACAGATCAGCCCGACGGAGCCGATCCCGACCAATGCGATCACCAAAGCGACCCCTATGATCCAGAAGAAACCATGCCGATCGTACAGCCCGACCGCCACCAAAGGAGCCAAAGACATGGCGAGATTGATCGTCAATCCGTAAAAGCCCATGCCCTCTCCTCTTCGCTTGGAAGGGATCACGTCTATCGTAATCGTATTGCCAGAGACTGAGGTCAGTCCCATAAACCCGCCTTGGATGAAACGAACCGCCATGATCGTATAGACTGTCATAGCAAACCAATAACCGGCAAACAAACAGGCGAATATCGTGAAGGCGAATACATATAACGGTTTGCGGGAGAAACAATCCACCAGATATCCCGAGAACGGGCGCACGCACAGCAACCCGATCGTATAGCTAGACAAGACCATCCCCACCTCGGACGTGCTGATGCCCAACTCTTCCACCAGATAGACCGGCATAGTAGGCATCAACATATAAAAGGCGAAATTCATCAAGAAGTAAGAGATACAACATTGGACGAAATTCCGGTTCCAAAGTACAGGTTTAGTCTCGCTCATTCCTCTTTATTACTTATGCCAGCTCACTCAACTCCAGCCAGCGCATCGTTTTCTCGTCGATCTCTTCCATGACTTGGGTGATCCGTTGAGATTTAGCCATAAGCTCGTCCGTAGACAAAGTACCACTGCTCATAGCGGTCTCCAACTCCGCCTTCTCCGCCTCCAAAGCCGGTATCTCCTCCTCTAGGGCCTCGAACTCTTTCCGTTCCTTGAAAGTGAGTTTTTTCTTTTGCTCATTGACAGGACGAGACGGTTTCTCCGGAGCCGGGTTTTGTCTCGCTTGCAAAGCAGCCTCCGCCTCTTTTTCCTGTTGGTCTTGCACATCTTTCCAATCCCGGTACTGCGTATAGTTGCCGGGGAAATCCTTGATATCAGCGTTACCCCGGAAAACCAGCAGGTGATCTACCACCTTATCCATAAAGTAACGGTCGTGGGAAACCACGATAGCACACCCCTTGAAGTTACGAAGGTATTCCTCCAATACGTTCAAGGTCACGATATCCAGATCATTGGTCGGCTCATCAAGCACCAAGAAGTTCGGGCTACGCATCAATACCGTACATAAATAGAGGCGACGCTTCTCGCCACCGCTCAATTTATAAACGTAATTATGCTGTTTCTCCGGCGTGAACAGGAAATAGTTCAAAAACTGGGACACTCCCATCTTCTGTCCGTTACCCAAATCCACGTATTCGGCGATCGCCTGCACCACGTCGATCACTTTCATTTGCTCATCGAACTTCAAGCCATCTTGACTATAATAGCCAAAGCGAACGGTCTCGCCCACATCGAAATGGCCGCTATCGGGAGCCACCTCCCCCATCAGCATCTTGATAAAGGTAGATTTGCCCGTACCGTTATTCCCGACAATACCCATCTTCTCGTAACGGGCGAAAATATAGTTGAAATCCTCCGTAATCTTCAAATCACCGAAACGTTTGCTTACATTCACCGCCTCGAAAATCTTCGAACCGATGTAAGAAGCCTTCACGTCCAAGTTCACCTTTCCAGTATCCCGTTGTTGCTTCGCTTTCTTTTCCAGCTCATAAAAGGCATCGATACGGTACTTCGCTTTCGTGCCCCGTGCCTGCGGCTGGCGGCGCATCCAATCCAGTTCCGTACGGAGAAGATTCTTCGCACGCTCCACGTCGGCGTTCATCGCCTCGACACGCTCTTGGCGTTTCTCCAGATAATAACTATAATTACCTTTATACGAATAGATTTGTTTATTATCGATCTCGATGATCTCACTACAAACACGATCCAAGAAGTAACGGTCGTGCGTCACCATCAAGATACTGATATTGGCCCGGCTCAGATAATCTTCCAGCCACTCGGTCATTTCCAGATCCAAATGGTTCGTCGGCTCATCCAAGATAATCAATTCAGGGTCCGTGATCAAGACATTCGCCAAGGCTACCCGTTTCAACTGCCCTCCGGACAATTCCCCGATCTTCTGATTGAAGTTATGAATCTTCAACTGCCCGAGGATTTGTTTCGCCTTTTGCTCATAATCCCACGCCTTGAAGCTATCCATACGGGTAAGGATGTCCTCCAGATTCGAGTGATCCTCTTTCGCCATCGCCTCCTCGTACTCAGCTATCAACTGGACAGTCTCGTTCTTCGAGTGGAAGCAAGCCTGTAGCACGGTCAGTTCTTCCGGATAAGAAGGTGATTGCTCCAAATACCCGACCCGCAGGTCTTTCCGGAAAACCACCTCACCCGAGTCGTAATCCTCCTTACCACCGATAATATTCAATAAGGTAGTCTTACCCGTCCCGTTTTTGGCGATCAACCCGATCTTCTGTCCTTGCGCGACTCCGAACGTTATATCCTCGAAAAGAACCAAATCACCGAAGCTCTTGGTCAGCTTATCTATCTGAAGGTAACTTATCATGTTTTCTTATTTAAATTCAAATCGGAAGGCAAACTTACACAAAATCCTCGAATTTTAAGCTTTTCTCCGTACCTTTGGTGGAAGAATAAGAAAAACACCATGAATGTTAGAATAGATGAAAGTTGGAGAAAACGTCTGCAAGAAGAATTTGACAAGCCTTATTTCGAGCAATTGGTGACATTTGTCAAAAACGAATATAAGCAAGCGCACGTACTTCCTCCCGGGCCCCAGATATTCCATATATTTAACGCATGCCCGTTTGAGAAGGTAAAAGTCGTTATCTTGGGACAAGACCCCTATCCAAATCCGGGGCAATACTATGGGGTCTGCTTCTCGGTACCCGATGGCGTGGCGATTCCCGGTTCCTTGATGAATATATTCAAAGAAATCTACGATGATCTTGGGAAACCGATTCCTTCCTCCGGGAATTTGGATCGTTGGGTAAGCCAAGGCGTATTTCCGATGAATTCCGTCCTCACGGTCCGTGCCCACCAAACAGGCTCGCACCGGAACAGGGGATGGGAAACGTTCACGGATGCCGTTATCAAGAAATTAAGCGACGAACGGGAAAATCTAATATTCATGTTATGGGGCAGTTACGCTAAAGCCAAGATTTCCCTTATCGATACGAGCCGACATTTGGTCCTAACGACCGTACATCCATCTCCCCGCTCCGCCGAATATGGTTTCTTCGGTTGTAAGCATTTCAGTAAGGCTAATGATTTCTTACGGGGTAAAGGCATCCCGGAAATCGATTGGTAAGTATAAATCAACCTAAATCAATCGCATATGGATATTCAAACGTTTATCGACAACTATCAGGAGACATTCTCCGGCAAAGCGGAATTACCGATCGCTTTCTGGTATTCCGATACTCTATCGGGAGAATTAAGGAAGACGCAAGGTTGCCTGTTTAAAGCGCTTCCCGCCATAAGGAACGGGGAGATTATCAGCATGAGCGGAGAAAGCATCGGTTGCGGAGGTGGGAAATTCTATACCGGATTCACTCCCATGCCGGAACATGTACCTAACTTTGTTTCCTTGAAAGAACGATATAAGCAAACACCCGAGATGGTTCTGGAAGGCATCAAGAAGATAGATGTACAAAGGGCGACCAAGCAATATATCCATTTCGCAAGAATCGACCGGCTTACTTCCTTCGAGGATGTGGAAGGGCTTTTGTTCCTCGCTACCCCGGATATCCTGTCCGGCTTGGTCACGTGGGCGTTTTTCGACAATAACTCGCCCGAGGCCATCTCCACGCCTTTTGGCTCGGGATGTAGCGCAACCATTACGCAAGCCGTCAATGAGAACCGGCGTGGCGGGCACCGTGCTTTCCTCGGCTTCTTCGATCCCTCGGCCCGCCCTTATGTGGAAAGCAACGTATTGAGTTTCACGATCCCGATGTCTCGCTTCAAGGAGATGTGCGAGACGATGCGTATTTGTAGCCTCGATACGCACGCATGGGGCAAGATAAAAGCGAGAATCGATGAAGGCTGATTTTTACACGGAAGTTTACAACATCGTAAAGGAAATACCGGAGGGAAATGTGGTTACCTACGGGCAGTTAGCCAAACTCGCCCGGAGGCCACAATGTTCCCGCATGGTAGGGCAAGCCATGTTCAACGCCCCGAGAGAGCTGAACTTGCCTTGCCACAGGGTAGTAAACAGCCAAGGAAGATTGGCTCCCAATTGGACGGAACAAAGGGAACTGCTGGAAAAAGAAGGCATCGCTTTCAAAAAGAACGGGTGCGTGGATTTAAAGAAGCATATTTGGGCGGAGATATTGCCCATTATTTAAGATACGTCACGCCATCACAAAGCTCATTATCCCCAAAAAGCATATCAACGCCATTATCAATATAGATAACAAGGTGATTATTCTCCTGTGAGCATATTTTATCGAGACATGCAATATCCCGATAAACAACAACACGTATAGTATCGCCTCCGGATAACCCAACATTTGATACATATAGGGTATTTTCGTATATATGTATCCTTCAAAGGATCCCATTGTCGGCCCAATGGTTGATAGCAAGGACAATCCTAGGATTATTACGCCTAATTTCATTAAGCCGTTCTTTTCCTCAAAAAACACCTTCCGTAAAGGCAATAACACCAAAGCCAACAGTATCCCGCGAAATATCTGCAGAACAGGCCCTAACACCACGATTGGCTCATCGACCGGCTTCATAAATGAGGATATCACATCGGTAGCGAACAAATCCCGATAGTTCATCACCAAAAGGGCAAATACCCCCGCGACAAATCTTGTCAGTTTTTCTCATAACGACAGACTAAATTATCAAAGAACAAAAATTACGGATTATAGATTAAACATTAAGATGAACAAGAATATGAAATCAATTATCAGTTTCTTTAAATTCACCCCGACCGAGGCCGCCGGGATCAAGCCTTTGGTGGAGAACCATTTCCTGCTATTCTGGTTATATAATATAATGGATCTCATCCCTTCACGATAATAAAGAAAAAGTATATGAAACATCTAATTTTATTTATAGCTTTGCTAGTATCAAACGGACTAGCAATCGCGAGAACGACAATGAGTGATCAACTTTCAAAAACAACAAGAATGAATACCCAAAGTGAAATTTATTTTGCCGGTGGATGTTTCTGGGGAACAGAACATTTCATGAAGCAAATCGATGGCGTTACGAATACCCGAGTAGGTTACGCGAACGGGAAGATGAGTATCAAAAACCCGACTTACGAACAAGTGTGTAACGATAATACCGGATTCGCCGAGACAGTGGAAGTTAGCTACGATCCGCGACAAGCCGATTTGAAGTTATTGATCGAACTATTCTTCAAGACGATAGATCCGACAAGTATCAACCGGCAAGGCAACGATATCGGATCACAGTATCGTACCGGCATCTATTATACGAATACGGACGATCTGCCGATCATCAAAGAGACCGTGGAGGCATTGGCCAAGAATTATACCAAGCCCATCGTCGTAGAGATTCAGCCATTAAGTAATTTCTATCCGGCAGAAGACTATCATCAGGATTATTTAGATAAACACCCGGACGGTTATTGCCACATAAGCCCGGATCTATTCGATTTCGCCCGAAAGGCTAATAAGGGGAAAGCCTCGAACAAGCCTGTATCGCAAAAGAAATTCCAGAAACCGGATGATCAGACATTGCGCTCTAAACTCACCGCCGAACAATATGCGGTAACACAGCAAAACGCTACGGAAAGAGCTTTCAAGAATGAATATTGGAATGAAAAGCGTGAAGGCATCTACGTAGATATCACGACTGGGGAACCTTTGTTTATCTCTACCGATAAGTTTGATTCGGGTTGCGGATGGCCTAGTTTCTCCAAGCCGATAGACAAGAGCTTGGTGATGGAAAAAACGGATCTTTCCCACGGGATGAAACGGATTGAGATACGCAGCAAAACAGGAGATGCACATCTAGGGCACGTTTTTAATGATGGCCCAGCCGACAAAGGTGGGTTACGATACTGCATCAACAGCGCGTCATTAAGATTTATCCCTAAAGCAAAGATGGAAGAAGAGGGATATGCCGACTATCTCCCACTCCTATAAAAACAAATAAAAAAACATAGTTATGATTTGTTCAACTCATAACTATGTTTTGAAAATTTCATAACTATGATTTTTTAATAGTATCTTCGCCGTATAAAACAAGCGAAAGAAGCACTATGTATCACGAATTTACCCCCTGCGCAGCCTTAGTGCCCTTTATCGACAAGTTCTGGGTGTTCAAAGGCTTTACCGACATCGGGACACGTTTTAAGATCCTCGCGGACGGATGCACCGACTTTATCTTCTCAATCGGTAACATGACCGTCCCTACGGACGAGCATTCGATGATCATGCAGCCTTATCGTTCCTTTTTTGTCGGTCCCATGAGGTCTTATTCCAATCTTACCGCTACGACAGATTCCCTACATATGCTAGGAGTTCGTTTCCAACCCTGTGGGCTGGCAGCTTTCACGAATGAGCCTTTGGGACAGTTTGCCGATCTTCGCATCCAGTCTTCAGATATTAACCTTTTATTCGATAATTCCTTTGCCGAGATGCTTTGCGAACAACCGGACGATTCCGTCCGTATCCGCATTATCGAAGGCTATCTTATACGCCTTCTCACCCAATCCATTCAAGTAGACAGACAAATTATATACGCCACCTCATTTATAAAACAGTCCTACGGACAGCTACCCGTACAAAACTTGATCGACAAGATTTGCATCTGCCAGCGACATTTCCAACGTAAGTTCAAGGATGCCACCGGATATACCCCCAAAGAATTCAGCCGGATCATAAAATTCCAATATGCCATAGAAGTACTGAGGAACGCCCCACACACGGACTTAAGCAGCATCGCCTTAGATTGCGGCTACTATGACCATTCCCACTTTATCAAAGAATTCAAGCGTTTAGCGGGAGACGTTCCCTCTTACTTCCTGACTTTACCAAATCCTGCGGATGAACCGCTTACTTATATTTGATTAAAAATAAAATCGCAAGAATCTATCACATAAAAAGTCGTTTTTTTACAACCAGAAAGAATAGTCATTCCGTATGTTTGCACTATTGAACTTTTACAAATAAGAATCTTATGAATTACACTTTTGAACTAAAAGAACTACAAGCTACACACATCGTGTATCTTCATCATCAAGGAGATATAAGCTTGATCCCAAGCTCTATCAGAAAGCTTATGCAATGGGCCGGGCCAAAAGGACTTATAAACGGTCCGGCAAATAAACTGATATCAGTTTACCAACACGAAGGAAAGGTGTTAAGTGTGGATATCGGTTTAACAGTGCCTCAAGAGGTAGAGGGAGAAAGTGAGATCTCAAAAGGATTATTATCCGGAGGACTTTATGCGATCGGGCATTTTGAGATAGGAACGGATGAAATACCCGCCGCATGGAGCTTGATGTACACGCTTACATCCAAACACCAATGCAAACCTTGTGCGGGCAAATCATTCGAGATCTATCAAAGCATCCCCCTCGATCAACATCCACAAGATAAATGTATGATCGATTTATGTATACCCGTCCAGATGATAGACCTCAAGCTAATCGAGGAAAAAGCAATTTCCATATTAACGGAATGTGATACCGCTATGCTTGCGTCTGTTACGGAAGAGGGTTATCCCCGTCCGGTTCCTATGGGAAAAATAAAAGCGGATGGCATTTCCCAGATATGGTTCTCTACAGGCACGTTCTCTGATAAGACAATACAATTCCAACTCAACCCGAAAGCCGGAGTTTGCTTTATGAAAGGAGGAGACAGTATCGTGTTAACGGGTAAGGTCGAGATCGTTTCCGATATGGAAATCAAGAAAGCCCTTTGGTCTGACTGGATGTTCGCCCATTTCCCTGGAGGAGTAATAGATCCGAGCTATTGTATATTGAAATTCACTTCCGAAGAAGCGACTTATTGGATCGATAATGAATTTGTAAAAGCAAGTATATAAGTTATCACATCATACAATCGCATCTAAAATATTAAAAATCTTGATTGCCGCTAATTAGACAAGACGGCAATCAAGATTAATTCATTTATTCACTTCAGAAACCTCTCTAGCTCTTATTATTCTACCGCCACATAAATCTGAGTCAATAAATCCTCCGGCTTCGTATTACGAGGATCATTCAAGTAGATCTCGCCGCTAGGCACTTCTCGTAAGGAAAGACCCATCTCGGGGAGATATTTGCCGTAAAGCGTATCATACACAGCCCCTAATTGCTGATAAGTTCCCTTATAAAGAGCGACCATAAAACGCCCTTCCAATACCTTTTTCGTACCAATCTCCCCTTTAGGGCAAACCGCAGGAGCGACTTCCATACAAATATCGGTACGCAGCTTATCCGGTGAGGTCACTTTCGGATCATCATGGTACAAGCAGATCGGTGAAAAACTCAATGGCTGGATGTTTTGCTCCTTAGCAAATTGGAGCAAGCGCATCCAAGTTCCCGGATAATCGATTTCTTTATACCCTCCGTTTAAACGAATGTGGCTACTTGTTTACCGGGTAAATCTTTTACCTCGACCTTCAATTCCATATCGGGCATTATTCTATTCGGTTCCATAATTACATAATCTTTATTGTTTCTATATTCATTTGGAGAAATACCATAGAACTGGCGAAAAACCTTAGACAAAGAAGAGGGTACGTCATATCCTACTTTATAAGCGATCTCCTTGACAGGTATTTCCGTGTAACGCAAAAGCCGAGCGGCCGTCTCAACCCGCATCCTAACGATAAACGTACCGACCGGTTCCCCTAAGAACTCCGCAAAGATCCGATGAAAATGCCAACGAGAGAATCCGGATATCTCCGCCAGCTTATTTAGATCGACATCCTCGCCTAAGTGATTATTTATGTATTCAACCAATACATTGATACGTTGTTGATACTCTGTCTTTGTCGTTGTCTTTATTCGCATGATTCTTAGGATTTCAAGGCAAAAGTAGAAGAATTATCCCGAACACACTTTTCCGATATTGCTAAAATGAACTATAAAGTAAAGATATCGTTTATTTAGCCCAAATCCGTTATCTTTACCATCTAAATTAAAATAGGAAACAATAACATGTTGAAAATAACAGCGCCTAGATTGGTAAAAAACTTACGGGAGGATGTGGACTGGATGGATTGTATATCCAGACAAGAGGATGATTTTACAGAATGTTCTTTCAATGGATTATGCGTCGAGGACGTATCTAAACAGAACCTATCCGTTAATTCCTGCTTATTCACCAATTGTGGTTTCATTGCTTGCAATTATCGTAAATCTCAGTTTAGCGATGTGGTATTTAAGAACTGTGACCTATCAAATATAAATTTATCCGGATGTGGCTTTTACCGGGTAGAGTTCATTGGGTGTAAACTTACCGGAACGAATTTCTCCGAATCAATCTTTAATCATACTACCATCCGGGATTGCAAAGGAGATTATGTAATCTTCTCCATGAGCAAACTCCGGAACGTTTCTTTTAATCAATGCTTTTTACGAGGGGGCGGATTGGACAATTGCCAATTTACGAACGTTGAATTCGAACATTGTAATTTAGTAGAGGCGGAGCTTCACCGGACCTCTTTGAAAGGGATCGATCTCACTTCCTCCGAGATCGCCGGTATACGTATCGGCTCGATTCCCGGAGGAGAGTTGAAAGGTGCTACCGTAACCTCCTTACAAGCACTGGACATCGCTAGAATGTTAGGTATTACGATCAAGGATTAAAACTCCGGATGGCGTTTTAACCACACAACCGCATAGGAACAGGTAGCCAAAGGGCGCAACCCCTGTTCCTTTGCGTATTTATAAGCTGTTTCAACAAGAGTCGCCGCAATCCCACGCCCTTCCAAGTTTTTTGGGACAATGGTATGGATAATGTCCAAGGCATCTCCTCTTAAACGATATTCCACATAGGCTGTCAAGCCGTCTTCTACTACCTCGAAACGATGTTTCTCCGGATAGTGATTTACTGTATATTCCATTATTTATTCTTTTAAAGGTTCTATTTCCTTATTATTTGTATCAATCTCCTCCCGCTTATCCTTCTTTTTATCGAGACCGAAAAAGCGCTTTACCTTCGTGAAGAAACCTGCCACTTTCAAGGCCGCATCCTGTTCTTTTTTCGAGACTCCGACTGATTCCACCAAGGCTGGTCTTAGCATCTGCCATAGATAGTTAAACGTGGAATGATAGGGATCTCGCACAATTTCCATATCGACCTTACGCAATTTACTATCTTTTCGCTCCGGATGAGCCGGATTATTATCCCGTAGAACTAAGTTCGCCAATCTCGACAAGAAACCTTTTTGTGTGGTCTCTCCGTC from Parabacteroides distasonis ATCC 8503 includes these protein-coding regions:
- a CDS encoding DUF169 domain-containing protein, with the protein product MDIQTFIDNYQETFSGKAELPIAFWYSDTLSGELRKTQGCLFKALPAIRNGEIISMSGESIGCGGGKFYTGFTPMPEHVPNFVSLKERYKQTPEMVLEGIKKIDVQRATKQYIHFARIDRLTSFEDVEGLLFLATPDILSGLVTWAFFDNNSPEAISTPFGSGCSATITQAVNENRRGGHRAFLGFFDPSARPYVESNVLSFTIPMSRFKEMCETMRICSLDTHAWGKIKARIDEG
- the msrB gene encoding peptide-methionine (R)-S-oxide reductase MsrB, which codes for MKHLILFIALLVSNGLAIARTTMSDQLSKTTRMNTQSEIYFAGGCFWGTEHFMKQIDGVTNTRVGYANGKMSIKNPTYEQVCNDNTGFAETVEVSYDPRQADLKLLIELFFKTIDPTSINRQGNDIGSQYRTGIYYTNTDDLPIIKETVEALAKNYTKPIVVEIQPLSNFYPAEDYHQDYLDKHPDGYCHISPDLFDFARKANKGKASNKPVSQKKFQKPDDQTLRSKLTAEQYAVTQQNATERAFKNEYWNEKREGIYVDITTGEPLFISTDKFDSGCGWPSFSKPIDKSLVMEKTDLSHGMKRIEIRSKTGDAHLGHVFNDGPADKGGLRYCINSASLRFIPKAKMEEEGYADYLPLL
- the ung gene encoding uracil-DNA glycosylase; this encodes MNVRIDESWRKRLQEEFDKPYFEQLVTFVKNEYKQAHVLPPGPQIFHIFNACPFEKVKVVILGQDPYPNPGQYYGVCFSVPDGVAIPGSLMNIFKEIYDDLGKPIPSSGNLDRWVSQGVFPMNSVLTVRAHQTGSHRNRGWETFTDAVIKKLSDERENLIFMLWGSYAKAKISLIDTSRHLVLTTVHPSPRSAEYGFFGCKHFSKANDFLRGKGIPEIDW
- a CDS encoding GNAT family N-acetyltransferase, whose product is MEYTVNHYPEKHRFEVVEDGLTAYVEYRLRGDALDIIHTIVPKNLEGRGIAATLVETAYKYAKEQGLRPLATCSYAVVWLKRHPEF
- a CDS encoding DUF417 family protein; translated protein: MKSIISFFKFTPTEAAGIKPLVENHFLLFWLYNIMDLIPSR
- a CDS encoding pentapeptide repeat-containing protein, which translates into the protein MLKITAPRLVKNLREDVDWMDCISRQEDDFTECSFNGLCVEDVSKQNLSVNSCLFTNCGFIACNYRKSQFSDVVFKNCDLSNINLSGCGFYRVEFIGCKLTGTNFSESIFNHTTIRDCKGDYVIFSMSKLRNVSFNQCFLRGGGLDNCQFTNVEFEHCNLVEAELHRTSLKGIDLTSSEIAGIRIGSIPGGELKGATVTSLQALDIARMLGITIKD
- a CDS encoding ABC-F family ATP-binding cassette domain-containing protein; amino-acid sequence: MISYLQIDKLTKSFGDLVLFEDITFGVAQGQKIGLIAKNGTGKTTLLNIIGGKEDYDSGEVVFRKDLRVGYLEQSPSYPEELTVLQACFHSKNETVQLIAEYEEAMAKEDHSNLEDILTRMDSFKAWDYEQKAKQILGQLKIHNFNQKIGELSGGQLKRVALANVLITDPELIILDEPTNHLDLEMTEWLEDYLSRANISILMVTHDRYFLDRVCSEIIEIDNKQIYSYKGNYSYYLEKRQERVEAMNADVERAKNLLRTELDWMRRQPQARGTKAKYRIDAFYELEKKAKQQRDTGKVNLDVKASYIGSKIFEAVNVSKRFGDLKITEDFNYIFARYEKMGIVGNNGTGKSTFIKMLMGEVAPDSGHFDVGETVRFGYYSQDGLKFDEQMKVIDVVQAIAEYVDLGNGQKMGVSQFLNYFLFTPEKQHNYVYKLSGGEKRRLYLCTVLMRSPNFLVLDEPTNDLDIVTLNVLEEYLRNFKGCAIVVSHDRYFMDKVVDHLLVFRGNADIKDFPGNYTQYRDWKDVQDQQEKEAEAALQARQNPAPEKPSRPVNEQKKKLTFKERKEFEALEEEIPALEAEKAELETAMSSGTLSTDELMAKSQRITQVMEEIDEKTMRWLELSELA
- a CDS encoding helix-turn-helix domain-containing protein encodes the protein MYHEFTPCAALVPFIDKFWVFKGFTDIGTRFKILADGCTDFIFSIGNMTVPTDEHSMIMQPYRSFFVGPMRSYSNLTATTDSLHMLGVRFQPCGLAAFTNEPLGQFADLRIQSSDINLLFDNSFAEMLCEQPDDSVRIRIIEGYLIRLLTQSIQVDRQIIYATSFIKQSYGQLPVQNLIDKICICQRHFQRKFKDATGYTPKEFSRIIKFQYAIEVLRNAPHTDLSSIALDCGYYDHSHFIKEFKRLAGDVPSYFLTLPNPADEPLTYI
- a CDS encoding MFS transporter; amino-acid sequence: MSETKPVLWNRNFVQCCISYFLMNFAFYMLMPTMPVYLVEELGISTSEVGMVLSSYTIGLLCVRPFSGYLVDCFSRKPLYVFAFTIFACLFAGYWFAMTVYTIMAVRFIQGGFMGLTSVSGNTITIDVIPSKRRGEGMGFYGLTINLAMSLAPLVAVGLYDRHGFFWIIGVALVIALVGIGSVGLICYPKREKVPRPAFSLDRFILVKALPAALAYLLVAIPYGMLLSFVVLYGKEIEVPNPGYFFICMAIGVGTARLISGRLVDHGKIHVVSIVSLVSLAISFSVFATVHTSFVFFACALAIGIGFGVSVPAFQCLFVNVAPHHMRGTATSTYLTSFDFGMGIGMLSAGFIATHTNLATAYGVGAVCCLLSLFVYIRLVKASYERNKLIS
- a CDS encoding pyridoxamine 5'-phosphate oxidase family protein; the protein is MIDLKLIEEKAISILTECDTAMLASVTEEGYPRPVPMGKIKADGISQIWFSTGTFSDKTIQFQLNPKAGVCFMKGGDSIVLTGKVEIVSDMEIKKALWSDWMFAHFPGGVIDPSYCILKFTSEEATYWIDNEFVKASI
- a CDS encoding MGMT family protein, with the translated sequence MKADFYTEVYNIVKEIPEGNVVTYGQLAKLARRPQCSRMVGQAMFNAPRELNLPCHRVVNSQGRLAPNWTEQRELLEKEGIAFKKNGCVDLKKHIWAEILPII